A single window of Halobacillus naozhouensis DNA harbors:
- a CDS encoding GNAT family N-acetyltransferase, with product MSKLDLSLFEKKMIVRNMVVNDIEQIFALQKLCFPNMEPWERAHLESHLRHFPEGQFVVEYDGDIIGSCSSLIVNFDEYDDKHTWDDITDEGYITNHDPDGYNLYGIEVMVHPEFRRMKIGRRLYEARKELAREMNLKSIIIGGRIPKYHKYEQEMSPREYVEEVRNQNIYDPVLTFQIINGFTVMRINPNYLPDDKASSKYATLMEWNNIDYRARTKRHFKTSHPVRIMVIQYMMKNIDSFEEFSRQCEYYVDVAADYGSDFAVFPEIFTTQLMSFLEEKVPSKAVRRLSDYTEDYIRMFEHLAVKYNVNIIGGSHFVEEDEQIYNISYLFRRDGTIEKQYKIHVTPNERTWWGIQPGDAVKVFDTDCGKIAIQICYDIQFPELARYAVDQGANIIFVPFCTDDRQGYLRVRYCAQARAVENQVYTVIAGTVGNMTQVENMDIQYAQSGIFTPSDFEFARDGVVGECNPNVETVVVGDVDLEVLRRQRKSGTVRQLRDRRRDLFELNYHIDTEVKPDRT from the coding sequence ATGTCTAAACTTGATTTATCACTGTTTGAGAAAAAGATGATTGTCCGTAATATGGTAGTGAATGATATAGAACAAATTTTCGCGTTGCAAAAGTTGTGTTTTCCGAATATGGAACCATGGGAGAGGGCTCATCTTGAAAGTCACCTCAGGCATTTTCCTGAAGGGCAGTTTGTTGTCGAATATGATGGTGATATTATAGGAAGCTGTTCAAGCCTGATTGTTAATTTTGACGAATATGATGATAAGCATACATGGGACGATATAACGGATGAAGGATATATCACAAACCATGACCCAGATGGGTACAACCTGTACGGAATTGAAGTGATGGTTCATCCGGAATTTCGCCGGATGAAGATTGGTCGAAGGTTGTATGAAGCCAGAAAAGAATTGGCGCGCGAAATGAACTTAAAGAGTATCATCATCGGCGGCCGAATTCCGAAATACCATAAATATGAGCAGGAGATGTCTCCTAGAGAGTATGTAGAAGAGGTACGCAATCAAAATATTTATGATCCTGTCTTAACCTTCCAAATCATTAACGGGTTCACCGTAATGCGCATCAATCCGAATTATTTGCCGGATGATAAGGCTTCTTCCAAATACGCTACGTTAATGGAATGGAATAACATTGATTACCGGGCGCGAACGAAGCGCCATTTTAAGACGAGCCATCCGGTGCGCATTATGGTCATTCAATACATGATGAAAAACATCGATTCCTTCGAAGAATTCAGCAGGCAGTGTGAGTATTATGTTGATGTTGCAGCGGATTATGGATCAGACTTTGCTGTGTTTCCGGAAATCTTCACTACGCAGTTAATGTCTTTTCTCGAGGAAAAGGTACCGTCCAAAGCTGTAAGGAGACTGTCTGACTATACCGAGGACTATATTCGCATGTTTGAACATCTGGCTGTGAAGTACAATGTGAACATTATCGGCGGCTCTCATTTCGTAGAAGAAGATGAGCAAATTTATAACATATCCTACCTCTTCAGACGTGATGGTACGATTGAGAAGCAATACAAAATCCACGTTACACCGAATGAACGCACATGGTGGGGTATTCAGCCTGGCGATGCGGTGAAGGTGTTTGATACCGATTGTGGGAAAATTGCCATTCAAATTTGTTACGATATCCAGTTTCCTGAGCTGGCCCGCTATGCCGTGGATCAGGGAGCCAATATTATCTTCGTGCCATTCTGCACCGATGATCGTCAAGGCTATTTGCGAGTTCGTTATTGTGCTCAGGCAAGAGCTGTTGAAAATCAGGTATACACGGTAATCGCTGGGACGGTTGGCAATATGACACAAGTTGAGAACATGGATATTCAATATGCTCAATCTGGCATTTTTACTCCTTCTGATTTTGAATTTGCACGCGATGGTGTAGTAGGGGAGTGTAACCCTAATGTGGAAACTGTTGTGGTCGGAGATGTCGACTTGGAAGTTTTACGAAGACAGAGAAAGTCAGGTACCGTAAGACAGCTCCGTGATCGCAGACGTGATTTATTTGAGTTGAATTATCATATTGATACAGAGGTGAAACCGGATCGGACGTAA